AGCACCGACGAGGTCTACGGCGAGACGGACAGCGACGCCGCCGTGGGGAACCACGAGGCGTCGCAGCTGCTCCCCACCAACCCCTACTCCGCCACCAAGGCCGCCGCCGAGATGCTCGTCATGGCCTACGCGCGCTCCTACGGCCTCCCGGCCATCACCACGCGCGGCAACAACGTCTACGGCCCGCAGCAGTTCCCAGAGAAGCTCGTCCCCAAGTTCATCCTCCTCGCCATGCGCGGCGGGCCCCTCCCGGTCCACGGCGACGGCTCCCACGCCCGGAGCTACCTCTACTGCGACGACGTAGCCGAGGCGTTCGACGTTGTGCTTCACCGGGGCCAGATTGGGAGCGTCTACAACATCGGCACCACCAGGGAGCGCCGTGTCATCGACGTCGCGCGCCACATCTGCGGGATGTTCGGCCTCGACCCTGCCGAGGCTATCCGGACGGTGAGCGACCGCCCGTTCAACGACCACAGATACTTCATCGACGACCAGAAGCTCAAGGCGCTGGGGTGGTCGGAGCGCACGCCGTGGGAGGTGGGGATCAAGAAGACGGCGGACTGGTACATCAAGCACGGCAACGACTGGTGGGGTGATGTGTCCGGCGCGCTCTTGCCGCACCCGAGGATGCTCACGCCGCAGCAAAGCTTCGACTCGGCCTCCATGACAAACTTTGATTTCAATTAGTCGATCAATACTCCATTTAACTAGGTACGTATGTGCTTAACACTTGTTGCATCCTTGTATTGTTATCAACTACTATATCCAGGTTCAGTTGCAGCGAAATGGCACTTATGTATCTAATGATTCATGGATGAAATTTATAGAAAATACTCCACCGACTTTGCATCCATTTACAGGTAGATATAGATAAATTTATGCGAAGAAGTATCAGCTGGGTTGCAAGGAATGAAGTAGTATCATCACACATTAACAGTAGATACAGATACATTTCATTGGTGGCGCAAAGCCTTACTTATGGGATAAAGTAGATTTTGGGTGTATAGAAATACACTCATTCATGGGAAGTTCTAGTAATATATATAATTTCACAGCTATATAGCTTCAATTTTACTTGAAGGCACATGATAGAGATAGTTGCGTGCAGATCCATCAATCACCTTTCAACTGCAATTCAGATGAGAGCAGTAAAGCGTTACAATACAGCCATGTTTAGTTAAAACGTACTATCTTGTTAAGGGAGCACTTAAATATTCTTCTTTGTATGAATTAATTAATATGCGATTGTTTCAAAGAGTTAAGAAAATTCTCATCAAATTTGCACTAAATGTGCCATAATTAATAGTAGATAATACTGCTCCCTACAAATTGAATTCTGAACTCTATTTGTTATTGAAGAAACATACGCAAAATCACTGGAAATAATCAAGAGTAAAGAGCAACACAGATTGGTAATGCACTACTAGTagctggagttttgtttctttttGCCTGTTTCTAGTCCTAAAAGTCAGAAATTGTATAGAATGCCATTTATCAGTTTAGCCACTTTATCtcttttttttagaatttttatgTTTTAAATTATTTACATGCATTTCAAAACACCAAGGATGCATGAATATAAATGAGTATTTATATGTAGAACCGACTCTAATATTCGTTTTTGAACTAGTGTACATATAAATATACAGCATAGAAGAATAATTTACCTGTGTTGAAAGCTTTTCGGTCCTCCTGCTGCTGGTAGTACTGAGGCTGCTGCATGATGTTGAACTGCAGGAAGGTTCTGATATTTTGCTCGTACTCAGTCGACGTGGAAGCCGCCCCCATCATGTTCAATGTCTGCTGTTGCCCCCTTTCATTCTCAGCTACCTGCATTGATTAGTTAATGACCTAGAGTTTCAGTAAGTTATATACAGTGTAGATCTTTTATGTAGAGGTCACATGCAGTTTTCTTCAGTGAGGAAGAGATACTACTTACTTTGTTCCTCAAGTACAAGTTGTCATTCTGCAGCTCCATTTCCTGAAAAGGACTCATCTTGTAACTTCAATATTTGATGCAAAATAGAGGAAAATTAGCAAGAAAATGATGCTATTGCTTTGCTGTATTACCCTTCTCTGCATGTACTCAATTTCAGCACATAGCAATTCATTCTGCAGGTAATGTAAAGCTCAGTAGTTAGAGAAACAAAATAGTTATTTTAAACCTAATCAACCATGGATGTGTGGTTGTAGGAAACTGAACCTTTCTTGCCCTGATCTTTCCTAGGCCTTTGTCCAGTCTTCCCTCTAGCTGCTTCAGGTCTCTGTGGCTCATGGTGGCCATAGAATCCCCTATCAGGGTCCTAAAGAATCAATGTACATACGAGTCAATTTAATTAAAAAGATCTTCCTTCATGAGCCGAATCGACAAAGATCTAAGTTGATGAAATAATAAACCTGTTGGAATTCTGCAAGTTGGTTATCTGCTGTCTCAGCTTGGCAGACTCCTGCTGGTAGTGCTGCGAGTTTGTAATTTGAGTTCATTTAGAAATATTTCAGATATTGGTATTGGTGGATGACTAATGAATGCACCAGTTTTCAGTTCGAAACTTACTTAATATGAATTTCCACTCATCCATATTAATTTATTGCATATGTTTTTTAGAAAGAATTTCTGGTATAAGAACATACTTTTCGAATTGAACATTGCTTTCTTTCGCAAAAGAGGCACAATTTTACAATCTATGTTAGTTATTTTATGCAAAAACAGAATAGGAAACTGCGGAATACTTTTTCAGCACATTGTTTCAGAATAATAAAGTAACCCCAAAGTGGTTACAATCACACATGCTGGGACGTCTCCATGACTCTATGCAACATAAATCACCTCTTGATCCTACCGATACTAGAAATTAACAACAATTTGCATACCCAAACAACTAAATTTGGACAAAACAACCTGGAACGAAACATAGATTATGAGCAGTCCCATAACACGACAGCTAATTTTAGCGCGTGGCGGTACTACTTAGAAACCCAAGTAACCAGTAATACGAACACATTTATAACCATGTAGGAGTAGGACTGTTGTCCCTAGACTTACGTCGACAATTAATGATGGTTGAAAAATTCATACGATATTACATTATCATATGCACTTCTACGCAAACCATAAATATTAAATGATTGTGCAATGTCTCATTCCAATATGCACACACAAGTCCACCTCAACAATATTGGTATTCAAGTGCATCTTGCAAGCATGTCCCATGTTAGTTTTATGAGACTACAAATATTCTTGACACACAGGAACATACTCTGTAATCTAAGAAAATAGTTCATAATACATATGTAGCAACATCTGTGCATACGCCTACAGGATCTACCTCTGACGGTCTGACCAAATCTAAACCAGAGAATTGGTTAAGCAGTGTACGGAGGAACATATCAATATCATTAACTAGGAAAAGAATTGGTTATATTTGTTTCTTACTTCCTCTGTTTCATAATACATATAAGAAGTTTTGGTAGGCAAGGCGCGGTGGTAGTATTTTGTAATgcaatttttttatttatttcatgTCCAAGATATGCATGCGATTGCCTCTTAGAATCATGCATAAGATTGTCCAGCGGACAACTAAAAATATATGATCTGCTGGTCCAAACAGGTTCTCTTTGGATTTAGTCTCACTGGACTTCCCATTGTGTAATAACCATAAGTTTCCTTGTGACCAGGATGTCCAATCTGAAGATTTTGGTCAGAGGATTCATATTTGACACCGGAACACAGTTAGATAGAATGTTGCCTACGGCTTCCGTAGACTAGGACAGCATGAAATCTAGGAGGCAGGGTCTAGAAATACTTTCTGTTGACTTGCTGAGTGACATATGATGTTACctcttgtttcaaaaaaaaaaaaacatatgaTGTTACCTGGGCATTGATCTCTGCAACTGTACCAGCATTGGAGGTGTCACTCGTCGTCTTCTTGTACCTCTCAATGGTTGCCTTCACACTGCATTTGGGTACCATGAGGTTAGAACACGTATGCATATGAACCTCCTATTAGCAAATACCACATTGATTAACTGTAGGTGATAGACTAATTAATCCAGTTCTTACGAAACAGGATTATATTATAGGCAAAATTTAGAAACCAAATATTTAAGAATATAAAGGTGGATCAGGGAGGATAGTGATAAAATTAAATTCTGCTACACTTACATATAATTCTCACATGAGGATAGTTTAGACTGTTGGTTGTTAAGATTCAAGACCATGAATTTAGTTAATTATTGCTACATCCACAGCCACATATAAATATAGTTCTCACATATTCACTGACCTAAACAAGGTCAAAATACCAAAAATAGACCAAGCTAGTCAATTACATTTGTGTCTTACTTTACTGACAATGTATAGAAAGTTACGCTGTTCTGTTGAACAAGAACAGTGTGAAATCCACAAGGTATAGGAAGCACAAGCATCACATGCCACGCTGGACAAAGGGGTGTGCTATCACAACACTCCGTGGGCTAGTAGCTACAACAGTATATGGTCGCTCTTTACCGAGGTCCTTTTCTATATGAACAGGACTTGGGGCTACAGTATTCAGCTAACCATCCATAGATTGCATTTGACTCTAGAATTACACCAATTGTGCTTGTATTCTATGTTACTGAATCCATCAGTCACTTTCATGTTAATTCTCCAATATAGCTATGCACGCTGACATGGTATTTTTTCCAATAAGTGTTACTCACATAACATTTAAGGAAAGATTTCAACATCTGGTTTTAGACATGCCCTGATTTGACATGCAATATTTTTCTTTGAACGCCAGTGGCCTGATGTGACTCTTATTTAAAACTCCCAAGTCTGGATACAGATATTTGGAGGAAATTATGAAATCCAGATAGAATAAACGATGGCAGTACTAGTCAGAAGACGCTGAATTACCTAGTTTGATATCAAACCTGTCAAAAATACCTAGATTGATATCAAGACATAAAATACATTCATTTATTAGACTGGTCTTTTTTTAACTGATTAAATTTCATGCCATCAATGGTTATATGCAAGCTAGCGTTAATGTGGGAATGTTTAGAACTTTGAATTCAAAACAAAAGTGCCAACATTAGTGTAAGAAAATGATTAGTGGTGCTAAAGGAATAAAAATATAACCGCATAAGTTCTAAAAATTGGAAGAGTTTATGCAGTTATCTGGACCAGTTCATCCTTAATCGATGGTTTTATTACTTTATTATTTATTTTGATTGAAGGAATCACTAGATTTACAATATTGAAACATTGACAATAGCTAGCCAGGTGGTGGTCTGCACCAACATCTTCAGTACTTGGCTAAATTTTGTACTGGTGGATATCTTACAGATGTCAACAACTCTACATACGTATGTAAGAGTGGTGTGAAGCATTCTATCTTGGACCTCCATTGCTTGAAATTTCATATAGTCCCCATTTAGGTCATGAACAGTTTTCAGATTAATTAATAATTATTTCACACAAGCTAATTACCAGTCTCATCCGGAAAGACCATGACATGGTATTTTGTTAGTCCATGTATTAATGCATCAGCTAGTGTGTTCTAAGAATGAGAATTTGAAAAGCATGTTCAGTTGTTTACTGCAAAAAAGGGGACAGTTCAGGTCATTATGGAATCAGTCAGGACTCTCGAGCTACAAAATGCAGGAAAAGTTTGATACCGTTCAAAATGACAAAACTATTCACCGAAAAAAGAAAATTTCTTCAAAATAAAAATCTTGTAGGTCAAgaacaaattttcaaacaaatttgtttTGCCGTAGTAAATCCGAATGTATGCAATAAGTGGAGAAGACTCTCTGCACCAATAACTCGGCATGAAGATTTTGGAGtccttttcttcaagatctgctgAGAGCAACAATGCTCTCATCTTAGGCGGAAAAAAAAGCATGCCAATTGTCAAATGGTGCACAACCATTTCTGTGGAACACAGGCAGACAAGATCCATTGGCCAAATCTTACTCCATCCCTCTGTCCATCCATCACTCTATAGCACCATATGAAATCACAAGTATACCACACAAAATAAAACAGCAAGAAACCGTCGTGTCACCCAATTTCCTCTCCAAGGCCCAACACTTAACAGAACGCTTCAAAGACCATCATCACTGCTGGTGCCGCTACCACCACCATCTGCCACCGACGAGACGGAGCGAATGTCACATCGCCATTGTATCGCGTATGTATAATAATGCAGAACCACTGTTGACAAGGACGCGCACTGTTCATGGAGATTTTCTCTCACCGCTGGACGGAACCTTAGCATCGTCGAGCAGGCCATTGGCTGCGAGCGCCATGATTGGCTGCGAGCAGATCAACAGAGAGCGCAAGCTATTACCCGGTGTTTATTGGGGAGAACCAGGGCCAGTCCAGAGTCTCTTCTTTTACCCACTGGGTTCTTCAGACCATTTTACCAGCCTTCCCTCTCTCTCCGCTGCAGCTGCTGTACCCGATGCAACGAACGTACACTGGCTTGGCTCCGTACATAGGCAGCCTTCACATCACTGTACACACACAGACCACTAGGGAGGGGTTGTCACTTGCCACGAGGATTCAGGATTACTACGTGTCACTCACGGTAGATATGCTTCAAGTAGTAGAACCTTTTGTTCCGAATTAGGTCTAAACTAAAGTCTGGAGTAACTCATGCATGCGACGAATACACATCGAATTTCGTAGTTTGAATTAAGTATTTTATTCGGACAGAGGAAATGTCTCAAAGGAAACCCTGAACATTTTTACTTGATCACACATTGCCGTGTGAATTTATGCACGCACATAAATCCTTTCTCTGTTCCCAATTAGGTCTAAACTAAAATTTAGAGAAACGCATGATAGACTCAAGGGAAAATCCATGACATTTTTACGGTTTGATGGTCCAAGACAGAAGCACGAATTTATGAATGTATATATCCATTCTGCAGTGACAATTTTTTAAATTACACCTTATATTTAATAACAGTTACTAACTTCTTTTCCTTCGAAAACACACATGAGATAACAATTACCTTGTctagcat
This Lolium perenne isolate Kyuss_39 chromosome 1, Kyuss_2.0, whole genome shotgun sequence DNA region includes the following protein-coding sequences:
- the LOC127295865 gene encoding trifunctional UDP-glucose 4,6-dehydratase/UDP-4-keto-6-deoxy-D-glucose 3,5-epimerase/UDP-4-keto-L-rhamnose-reductase RHM2 — encoded protein: MASTSAAPAPALEKYVPKSILITGAAGFIASHVANRLVRDHPSYRVLALDKLDYCASLNNLAPALASPNFRFVRGDVASADLVLHLLLGERVDTVMHFAAQTHVDNSFGNSLEFTKNNVIATHVLLEACRRAGPGAVRRFVHVSTDEVYGETDSDAAVGNHEASQLLPTNPYSATKAAAEMLVMAYARSYGLPAITTRGNNVYGPQQFPEKLVPKFILLAMRGGPLPVHGDGSHARSYLYCDDVAEAFDVVLHRGQIGSVYNIGTTRERRVIDVARHICGMFGLDPAEAIRTVSDRPFNDHRYFIDDQKLKALGWSERTPWEVGIKKTADWYIKHGNDWWGDVSGALLPHPRMLTPQQSFDSASMTNFDFN
- the LOC127295874 gene encoding MADS-box transcription factor 58 isoform X2, producing MGRGRIEIKRIENTTNRQVTFCKRRNGLLKKAYELSVLCDAEVALIVFSSRGRLYEYSNNSVKATIERYKKTTSDTSNAGTVAEINAQHYQQESAKLRQQITNLQNSNRTLIGDSMATMSHRDLKQLEGRLDKGLGKIRARKNELLCAEIEYMQRREMELQNDNLYLRNKVAENERGQQQTLNMMGAASTSTEYEQNIRTFLQFNIMQQPQYYQQQEDRKAFNTVER
- the LOC127295874 gene encoding MADS-box transcription factor 58 isoform X1 produces the protein MQILEEQLATPSAGLMVKESVSPGSGSGSGSAEAAEKMGRGRIEIKRIENTTNRQVTFCKRRNGLLKKAYELSVLCDAEVALIVFSSRGRLYEYSNNSVKATIERYKKTTSDTSNAGTVAEINAQHYQQESAKLRQQITNLQNSNRTLIGDSMATMSHRDLKQLEGRLDKGLGKIRARKNELLCAEIEYMQRREMELQNDNLYLRNKVAENERGQQQTLNMMGAASTSTEYEQNIRTFLQFNIMQQPQYYQQQEDRKAFNTVER